In Rhodococcus sp. OK302, one genomic interval encodes:
- a CDS encoding ATP-binding cassette domain-containing protein, with the protein MTRTASGRASAPIEIRGLTKTFKTVRAVNDLSFDAPAGSVTGFLGRTGAGKTTTLRMLLGLVSPTEGSATVNGLPLSRLPSPARTVGAVLDTGGIHPARTARAHLEIYAAAIGMPATRAAQVVALVGLESSADRKTALFSLGMKQRLALATAMLGDPEILVLDEPVRGLDREGIAWLRQFLQTFAASGRTVLISSETLSAVEAMIDHVVVVNTGSLAYEGSIDSLRASRRSRLVVACSNPPLFATALAARGITDVQIMQDGRLAISGTDSSAMVPVSAASGVTIFDVFTDHGDLEQLFISMTTPQFAVAPVRYGPPPVQYGPPSGYFGPTGYGPSGGQR; encoded by the coding sequence TTGACCAGAACTGCATCGGGGCGAGCCTCCGCGCCCATCGAAATTCGAGGGTTGACCAAGACGTTCAAAACGGTGCGGGCAGTCAACGATCTCAGCTTCGACGCCCCGGCAGGCTCCGTCACCGGTTTCCTCGGGCGCACCGGTGCCGGAAAAACCACCACCCTGCGCATGCTGCTCGGCCTGGTGTCACCCACCGAAGGCTCCGCGACCGTCAACGGCCTGCCGCTGTCGCGACTACCGTCGCCTGCCCGCACCGTCGGAGCAGTTCTCGACACTGGCGGCATCCATCCCGCCCGGACTGCGCGTGCACATCTCGAGATCTACGCCGCGGCTATCGGAATGCCGGCAACGCGCGCCGCGCAGGTTGTGGCGTTGGTCGGACTCGAGTCGTCCGCCGATCGCAAAACCGCATTGTTCTCGCTGGGTATGAAGCAACGACTGGCACTTGCCACCGCAATGCTCGGTGATCCGGAAATTCTGGTACTCGACGAACCCGTCCGCGGACTCGACCGCGAAGGCATCGCCTGGCTGCGTCAGTTCTTACAGACGTTCGCCGCATCCGGGCGAACAGTATTGATATCGAGCGAGACCCTGAGCGCAGTGGAGGCGATGATCGACCACGTGGTCGTCGTGAATACCGGTTCCCTGGCCTACGAAGGAAGCATCGACAGCCTCCGCGCGTCGCGTCGAAGCCGACTCGTCGTTGCCTGCTCGAACCCGCCCCTGTTCGCGACCGCCCTGGCCGCCCGCGGAATCACCGATGTACAAATAATGCAGGACGGAAGACTCGCGATCAGCGGCACCGACAGTTCCGCGATGGTGCCCGTTTCGGCTGCCTCGGGAGTGACCATCTTCGACGTTTTCACCGATCACGGCGATCTCGAGCAACTGTTCATTTCGATGACCACACCACAATTTGCCGTCGCCCCTGTCCGATACGGCCCACCTCCGGTGCAGTACGGTCCCCCGTCCGGATACTTCGGGCCAACTGGATACGGACCCTCGGGAGGGCAACGGTGA
- a CDS encoding ABC transporter permease: MTTLGRATVTTLVQAEMKKVLTLRTWWALALAPVVIAFVSGSITRPLVQSIADSADASFDVNLASTAIVLAGSSVVALVFAIIFGAVTVANEFTHKTLTTTFLTAHGRDGVIAAKLGVIAAFAVGYALAVQVVAIGAMFLFNRDFGFTTDLFAICGAGVLACALWALIGAGFTLLTGSAMAGVLPVTLWFLLGEWILRALLGAVGADGIGTALPGSAAIGTIVNAGPSVELDWFTAWPSAPMFLIAWVVLVAGAGWLRIRTRDIT, from the coding sequence GTGACGACCCTCGGAAGGGCAACGGTGACGACTCTCGTTCAGGCTGAAATGAAGAAGGTTCTGACCCTGCGCACCTGGTGGGCGCTCGCACTGGCGCCTGTCGTCATTGCCTTCGTTTCCGGTTCGATCACTCGACCGCTGGTTCAGTCGATTGCGGATTCAGCTGACGCTTCCTTCGACGTCAATCTTGCGTCGACGGCAATCGTGCTCGCCGGATCCTCGGTCGTCGCCCTCGTCTTCGCGATAATTTTCGGCGCGGTCACTGTTGCAAACGAATTCACGCACAAAACTCTCACCACCACGTTCCTCACCGCGCACGGGCGTGACGGCGTGATTGCAGCCAAGCTGGGTGTCATCGCGGCGTTCGCCGTCGGCTACGCGCTTGCCGTGCAAGTCGTGGCTATCGGCGCGATGTTCTTGTTCAATCGCGACTTCGGTTTCACAACCGACCTGTTCGCCATCTGCGGTGCGGGCGTTCTCGCCTGCGCCTTGTGGGCCCTGATCGGAGCCGGCTTCACTCTGCTCACCGGTTCCGCGATGGCCGGCGTGCTGCCGGTGACACTGTGGTTCCTGCTCGGCGAGTGGATTCTCCGAGCATTGCTGGGTGCTGTCGGTGCCGACGGGATCGGAACCGCATTGCCGGGATCGGCGGCCATCGGCACCATCGTGAATGCGGGACCGTCGGTCGAGCTCGATTGGTTTACGGCCTGGCCGAGTGCGCCGATGTTCCTGATCGCCTGGGTTGTCCTCGTCGCCGGCGCCGGCTGGCTACGCATCAGGACCCGCGACATCACCTGA
- a CDS encoding ABC transporter ATP-binding protein, which produces MNTTTPHPGWIRRLVHACWLHRRTAIGALAVTVVAATIDISFPLLTRYALDAADEQNAGKVITLAALAIAALAIVRFACQYGRRMFAGRLSLNVQHDLRLALLGSLQRLDGRGQDEIRTGQVVSRSISDLQLVQGLLAMVPMSAGALLQFVLAIGIMAWLSPLLTLIALAIIPAVGLVVFLMRPTLYAATWSAQQRAADLAQHVEETVTGVRVVKGFGQEERAIDQLEQHSRTLYSERMRVARLNSKFTPTMAALPQLGQVAVIAVGGYLALHDRITVGTFLAFATYIVTMTGVTRTLSSVVVMAQLARAAVERVYDVIGAQPDIADPPHPLDLPDGPLGVTFENVTFGFDSDRQVLSGFNLRIEPGETVAVVGPSGSGKTALALLLPRFYAPESGSIRLDATTESPPISDLRSDQLRAAISLAFDEPFLFSDTIASNIALGRSDASDDDIRAAAAMAHADDFIEALPDGYDTVVGERGLTLSGGQRQRIALARALLVNPRILVLDDATSAVDAATEAAIFDAFRARRRQTTLILAHRRSTLTLADRVAVLDGGRIIDSGTVDELESRCALFRTLFSPLGDTPADIDGNGAHPEPEKNHHEPTSEQLWPSVSNSGNSSVESPLAITPSLQAAVDALPPAREVPTIATTGLRESDPEFSLLRILRPVRWILLAVVVALTLDSAATIAFPSLVRYAIDHGVVTENPSTLAIAAVLGALLVAVDWVIVAVMTVLTARAGERVLFGLRVRSYAHLQRLGLDYYERELSGRIMTRMTTDVDALSTFIQTGMSTAIVSVLTVGGISIALLVTDVTLALVALAVIPPLIVSTVIFRKISSVAYTQSRERISVVNADFQENITGLRASQAYRREEGAARRFAERSESYRRSRMRSQRAISLYFPFIAFLSDIALAGVVFVGARQVADGSTSVGVLIAFVLYLGLLFGPIQQLSQVFDGYQQANVGLKRIGDLLRTRSSIETADSNNLIPLEGRLHGDVHLSEVGFRYSGADVDALTDVELHIPAGTSVALVGRTGAGKSTVVKLLARFYDPSSGYVRVDGTDIRNFHLSQFRGRLGVVPQEAHLFTGTVAENIAFGKPDASHELIEQAARSVGALQSIAAMRGGMNHPVGERGQGLSAGQRQLIALARAELVDPDILLLDEATATLDPATERMVLEASRSVTRKRTSVVVAHRLATAARADLIVVVDRGRIVECGPHARLRYAGGHYSRLWDASQAREGNNLSARTVIEGNPVV; this is translated from the coding sequence ATGAACACGACCACACCACACCCCGGTTGGATACGCCGACTGGTACACGCTTGCTGGCTTCACCGCCGCACAGCGATCGGCGCGCTCGCCGTGACGGTCGTGGCAGCAACCATCGACATTTCCTTCCCACTGCTCACTCGCTACGCACTCGATGCCGCGGACGAACAGAACGCCGGAAAAGTCATCACGCTGGCCGCCCTGGCGATCGCCGCGTTGGCGATCGTGCGCTTCGCCTGTCAGTACGGCCGCCGCATGTTTGCCGGTCGACTCTCGCTCAACGTTCAACATGACTTACGGCTCGCATTGCTCGGCTCGCTCCAGCGCCTCGACGGCCGCGGGCAGGACGAGATACGCACCGGCCAGGTTGTCTCGCGCTCGATTTCCGATCTCCAACTCGTCCAGGGTCTGCTCGCAATGGTTCCCATGTCGGCAGGCGCATTGCTGCAATTCGTACTGGCCATCGGGATCATGGCCTGGCTCTCTCCGCTGCTGACGCTCATCGCGCTGGCGATTATTCCGGCCGTCGGCCTGGTCGTCTTCCTGATGCGCCCGACGCTCTACGCCGCCACGTGGTCGGCCCAGCAACGCGCTGCCGATCTCGCCCAGCACGTCGAGGAAACCGTCACCGGAGTCCGCGTCGTCAAGGGGTTCGGCCAGGAAGAGCGGGCAATCGATCAGCTCGAGCAGCACAGCCGCACGCTTTACAGCGAACGGATGCGCGTCGCACGACTCAACTCCAAGTTCACTCCGACGATGGCGGCACTACCCCAACTCGGGCAGGTCGCCGTCATCGCGGTCGGCGGTTATCTCGCACTCCACGACCGAATCACCGTCGGAACGTTCCTCGCCTTCGCGACCTACATCGTGACCATGACCGGGGTGACCCGCACACTGTCCTCGGTGGTCGTGATGGCCCAACTCGCGCGCGCCGCAGTCGAACGGGTCTACGACGTCATCGGCGCGCAGCCCGACATCGCCGACCCGCCGCATCCCCTCGACCTCCCCGACGGTCCTCTCGGCGTCACGTTCGAGAACGTCACCTTCGGATTCGATTCCGACCGCCAAGTCCTGTCCGGATTCAACCTCCGTATCGAACCCGGCGAAACCGTCGCCGTTGTCGGCCCCTCCGGTTCCGGAAAGACTGCGCTTGCGCTCCTCCTCCCACGGTTCTACGCGCCCGAATCAGGCTCGATCCGGCTCGACGCAACAACGGAGTCACCACCGATCAGTGACCTTCGAAGCGATCAACTGCGCGCCGCGATCAGCCTCGCTTTCGACGAACCGTTTCTGTTCTCGGACACCATCGCGTCCAACATCGCGTTGGGTCGCAGCGACGCGTCCGACGACGACATCCGGGCCGCCGCGGCGATGGCGCATGCCGACGACTTCATCGAAGCGCTTCCCGACGGCTACGACACCGTCGTCGGTGAACGCGGTCTGACACTCTCCGGCGGCCAACGCCAACGCATCGCGCTTGCCCGAGCCCTCCTGGTGAACCCCCGGATACTGGTCCTCGACGACGCCACCTCCGCCGTGGACGCCGCAACCGAGGCCGCGATCTTCGACGCCTTTCGAGCCCGTCGCCGACAGACGACGCTGATCCTCGCGCACCGACGATCAACCCTCACACTCGCCGATCGGGTGGCAGTACTGGACGGCGGACGGATCATCGATTCGGGCACTGTGGACGAACTGGAATCCCGCTGCGCACTCTTTCGGACGCTGTTCTCGCCCCTCGGCGACACACCCGCGGACATCGACGGCAACGGCGCCCATCCCGAGCCTGAGAAGAACCATCACGAACCCACTTCCGAGCAGTTATGGCCGTCGGTATCGAACTCCGGGAATTCGAGCGTCGAATCCCCTCTCGCAATCACGCCGTCGTTGCAGGCTGCGGTCGATGCATTACCGCCGGCTCGGGAAGTTCCCACAATTGCAACCACGGGCCTGCGCGAATCCGATCCGGAGTTCTCCCTCCTACGCATCCTCCGGCCCGTCCGCTGGATCCTCCTGGCAGTAGTCGTAGCTCTGACACTCGACTCGGCTGCAACCATCGCGTTCCCGTCGCTGGTCCGTTACGCAATCGACCACGGGGTGGTCACCGAAAACCCCTCGACACTTGCCATCGCAGCGGTGCTCGGCGCCTTGCTGGTGGCAGTGGACTGGGTGATTGTCGCCGTGATGACTGTTCTGACCGCTCGTGCCGGTGAACGCGTTCTGTTCGGACTTCGCGTCCGCAGCTACGCACACCTTCAGAGACTCGGACTCGACTACTACGAACGCGAACTCTCCGGCCGCATCATGACGCGGATGACCACTGACGTCGACGCATTATCCACATTCATCCAAACCGGAATGTCGACGGCAATCGTGAGCGTCCTGACGGTCGGCGGTATCTCGATCGCGCTCCTGGTCACCGATGTGACTCTGGCGTTGGTCGCGCTGGCCGTGATTCCGCCGCTGATCGTCTCGACAGTGATCTTCCGCAAAATCTCCTCGGTGGCGTACACCCAATCTCGCGAGCGAATTTCCGTCGTCAATGCGGACTTCCAGGAGAACATCACGGGTTTGCGGGCATCCCAGGCCTACCGACGCGAAGAGGGCGCGGCTCGACGATTCGCGGAACGGTCCGAAAGCTATCGCCGATCACGAATGCGCTCGCAACGTGCGATCTCGTTGTACTTCCCGTTCATCGCCTTCCTCTCGGACATTGCGCTTGCAGGAGTCGTCTTCGTCGGGGCCCGGCAGGTAGCCGACGGTTCGACGTCGGTCGGTGTGCTCATCGCATTCGTTCTGTATCTGGGTTTGCTGTTCGGACCCATCCAGCAGCTTTCACAGGTGTTCGACGGTTACCAGCAGGCTAACGTCGGATTGAAGCGAATCGGCGATCTGCTCCGAACCCGGAGTTCCATCGAAACCGCCGACAGCAACAACCTCATCCCGCTGGAGGGACGCCTCCACGGTGACGTCCATCTGAGCGAGGTGGGCTTCCGGTACTCCGGCGCCGACGTCGACGCACTCACCGATGTCGAACTGCACATCCCCGCTGGGACGAGCGTCGCGCTCGTCGGTCGAACCGGCGCCGGAAAGTCCACCGTCGTCAAACTGCTGGCCCGGTTCTACGATCCGAGCAGCGGCTACGTCCGAGTCGACGGAACCGATATCCGGAACTTCCACCTCTCGCAGTTCCGCGGCCGACTGGGCGTCGTACCGCAAGAGGCTCATCTGTTCACCGGCACCGTTGCGGAAAACATCGCGTTCGGGAAGCCGGATGCCTCCCACGAACTCATCGAGCAAGCGGCCCGGTCCGTCGGTGCGCTGCAATCGATCGCCGCAATGCGCGGCGGCATGAATCATCCGGTCGGGGAACGCGGGCAAGGACTGTCCGCGGGACAGCGCCAACTCATCGCACTGGCACGCGCCGAGTTGGTCGATCCAGACATTCTGCTGCTCGACGAAGCGACAGCCACACTCGATCCCGCGACCGAACGGATGGTTCTCGAGGCAAGCCGGTCGGTCACCCGAAAACGGACCTCGGTCGTCGTTGCACATCGCCTGGCGACGGCTGCCCGTGCCGACCTGATTGTCGTAGTTGACCGGGGACGTATCGTTGAATGCGGCCCGCACGCGCGCCTGCGGTATGCCGGTGGTCACTACTCGCGACTCTGGGATGCATCGCAGGCACGCGAAGGGAATAATCTGTCAGCGAGAACTGTCATCGAAGGAAACCCCGTCGTGTGA
- a CDS encoding multifunctional oxoglutarate decarboxylase/oxoglutarate dehydrogenase thiamine pyrophosphate-binding subunit/dihydrolipoyllysine-residue succinyltransferase subunit has translation MSSSSTSQFGQNQWLVDEMYQRFQDDPSSVDPSWHEFLTDYSPESANPGSGTAGGGNGTATNGNAAAPAATLAPPAAPKSAPPVPPAPPKAAAPAAPAPKAAAPAAPAKAAPAAPVKAAPAAPVKAATAAPVKAAPAGGEESKVLRGAAAAVVKNMSASLEIPTATSVRAIPAKLMFDNRIVINNHLARTRGGKISFTHLLGYAIIQAVNAFPNMNRHFAEINGKPNAITPEHTNLGLAIDLPGKDGSRSLVVAAIRNTESMNFVQFHAAYEDVVRRAREGKLTGEDFTGVTISLTNPGGIGTVHSVPRLMKGQGAIIGAGAMEYPAEFQGSSDEKLAEMGVGKLMTLTSTYDHRIIQGAESGDFLRTIHNLLISDEFYDEIFHALNNPYEPVRWRKDVPEGAVDKNTRVLELIAAYRDRGHLMADTDPLQFVKDKFRSHPDLDVISHGLTLWDLDREFKVGGFHGKDKMKLRDVLSVLRDAYCRHIGVEYTHILETDQRQWIQDRVEARHAKPTVAQQKYILSKLNAAEAFETFLQTKYVGQKRFSLEGAETVIPMMDAVIDQAAEHQLDEVVIGMPHRGRLNVLANIVGKPYSKIFTEFEGNMNPAAAHGSGDVKYHLGASGTYIQMFGDNDIAVSLTANPSHLEAVDPVLEGLVRAKQDILDKGEEGFTVLPLMLHGDAAFAGQGVVAETLNLSLLRGYRTGGTVHIVVNNQVGFTTAPEHSRSSEYCTDVAKMIASPIFHVNGDDPEACVWVAQMAVDFREKFGKDVVIDLICYRRRGHNEGDDPSMTQPAMYDVIDTKRSVRKSYTESLIGRGDISLKEAEDALRDYQGQLERVFNEVRELEKFQPEPSESVELDQTPPARLTTAVAPEVLARIGDAFVNVPEGFTTHPRVKPVAEKRREMSREGHVDWAFAELLAFGSLAEQGALIRLAGQDSKRGTFTQRHAVLIDRKNGNEYSPIAEIAANADNGGKFMVYDSALTEYAGLGFEYGYSVGNPDALVLWEAQFGDFVNGAQTIIDEFISSGEAKWGQLSDVVLLLPHGHEGQGPDHTSGRIERFLQLCAEGSMTVAVPSTPASYFHLLRRHHLDGIRRPLVVFTPKSMLRNKAAVSNIEDFTTGKFRSVFEEPNIESGEESRDPVKRVLMVSGKLYWELLAKKHKDNRNDVAIVRVEQLYPVPKRRLKETLDRYPNATEFRWVQEEPANQGAWPFLGLALPEMLPDTLSGIKRISRRSMSAPSSGSSKVHAVEQQEILDEAFLPTN, from the coding sequence GTGAGCAGCAGTTCTACATCCCAATTCGGACAGAACCAGTGGCTGGTTGACGAGATGTACCAACGCTTCCAGGACGATCCGTCGTCCGTGGATCCCAGTTGGCACGAATTCTTGACCGATTACTCGCCGGAGTCGGCGAATCCGGGTAGTGGAACGGCTGGAGGTGGAAACGGGACTGCCACAAACGGCAACGCGGCTGCACCCGCAGCTACGCTCGCTCCGCCGGCTGCTCCGAAATCCGCCCCGCCCGTCCCCCCGGCTCCGCCGAAGGCCGCGGCACCCGCGGCTCCTGCCCCCAAGGCAGCCGCACCCGCAGCCCCGGCCAAGGCTGCACCGGCCGCCCCGGTCAAGGCTGCACCGGCCGCCCCGGTCAAGGCTGCAACGGCCGCCCCGGTCAAGGCTGCACCGGCTGGTGGCGAAGAGTCCAAGGTTCTTCGCGGCGCAGCAGCAGCCGTCGTCAAGAACATGTCGGCGTCGCTCGAGATTCCGACGGCAACCAGCGTTCGTGCCATCCCCGCGAAGCTGATGTTCGACAACCGCATCGTCATCAACAACCACCTCGCGCGCACACGCGGCGGCAAGATCTCGTTCACCCACCTGCTGGGTTACGCGATCATCCAGGCCGTCAACGCCTTCCCGAACATGAACCGGCACTTCGCCGAGATCAACGGCAAGCCGAACGCGATCACACCCGAGCACACCAATCTCGGGCTCGCCATCGACCTTCCCGGCAAGGACGGCAGCCGCTCACTCGTAGTTGCTGCCATCCGCAACACCGAGTCGATGAACTTCGTGCAGTTCCACGCCGCGTACGAGGACGTCGTCCGCCGTGCACGTGAAGGCAAGCTCACCGGCGAAGACTTCACCGGTGTCACCATCTCACTGACCAACCCGGGCGGAATCGGAACGGTTCACTCCGTGCCGCGTCTGATGAAGGGTCAGGGCGCCATCATCGGTGCCGGCGCGATGGAATACCCCGCAGAATTCCAGGGTTCCAGCGACGAGAAGCTCGCCGAGATGGGCGTCGGCAAGCTCATGACGCTCACGTCGACCTACGATCACCGCATCATCCAGGGTGCCGAGTCGGGCGATTTCCTTCGCACGATCCACAACCTGCTGATCAGCGACGAGTTCTACGACGAGATCTTCCACGCGTTGAACAACCCGTACGAGCCGGTTCGTTGGCGCAAGGACGTGCCGGAAGGTGCAGTCGACAAGAACACCCGTGTTCTCGAGCTGATTGCCGCCTACCGCGACCGCGGTCACCTCATGGCAGACACGGACCCCTTGCAGTTCGTCAAGGACAAGTTCCGCAGCCACCCCGACCTCGACGTCATCAGCCACGGCCTGACGCTCTGGGACCTTGATCGTGAGTTCAAGGTCGGTGGCTTCCACGGCAAAGACAAGATGAAGCTGCGCGACGTGCTCAGCGTGCTGCGCGACGCGTACTGCCGCCACATCGGTGTCGAGTACACACACATTCTCGAGACGGATCAGCGCCAGTGGATCCAGGACCGCGTCGAGGCTCGTCACGCCAAGCCGACCGTTGCTCAGCAGAAGTACATCCTGAGCAAGCTCAACGCCGCCGAGGCTTTCGAGACGTTCCTTCAGACCAAGTACGTCGGCCAGAAGCGCTTCTCACTCGAGGGCGCCGAGACCGTCATTCCGATGATGGACGCCGTGATCGACCAGGCTGCCGAGCATCAGCTCGACGAGGTCGTCATCGGCATGCCGCACCGCGGCCGCCTGAACGTTCTGGCGAACATCGTCGGCAAGCCGTACTCGAAGATCTTCACCGAGTTCGAGGGCAACATGAACCCGGCTGCCGCTCACGGCTCCGGCGACGTGAAGTACCACCTCGGTGCAAGCGGAACGTACATCCAGATGTTCGGCGACAACGACATTGCAGTGTCGTTGACGGCCAACCCGTCGCACCTCGAGGCCGTCGACCCGGTTCTCGAAGGCCTGGTTCGCGCCAAGCAGGACATCCTCGACAAGGGCGAAGAGGGCTTCACCGTTCTCCCGCTCATGCTTCACGGTGACGCGGCATTCGCTGGTCAGGGTGTTGTTGCCGAGACTCTCAACCTGTCGCTGCTGCGCGGATACCGCACCGGCGGCACCGTCCACATCGTCGTGAACAACCAGGTCGGCTTCACCACCGCGCCTGAACATTCACGTTCGTCCGAGTACTGCACGGACGTCGCGAAGATGATCGCTTCGCCGATCTTCCACGTCAACGGCGACGACCCCGAAGCGTGTGTCTGGGTTGCTCAGATGGCTGTCGACTTCCGTGAGAAGTTCGGCAAGGACGTTGTCATCGACCTCATCTGCTACCGCCGTCGTGGACACAACGAGGGCGACGACCCCTCGATGACTCAGCCGGCGATGTACGACGTCATCGACACCAAGCGCAGCGTTCGTAAGAGCTACACCGAGTCCCTCATCGGCCGCGGTGACATCTCGCTCAAGGAAGCCGAAGACGCACTCCGCGACTACCAGGGCCAGCTCGAGCGGGTCTTCAACGAGGTTCGTGAGCTCGAGAAGTTCCAGCCCGAACCGTCGGAGTCCGTCGAACTCGACCAGACTCCCCCGGCTCGCCTCACCACGGCTGTCGCTCCCGAGGTTCTCGCACGCATCGGCGACGCGTTTGTCAACGTTCCGGAGGGCTTCACCACCCACCCGCGTGTCAAGCCTGTTGCAGAAAAGCGTCGCGAGATGTCCCGCGAGGGTCATGTCGACTGGGCGTTCGCCGAACTGCTCGCATTCGGCTCGTTGGCCGAACAGGGCGCACTGATCCGTCTTGCGGGTCAGGACTCCAAGCGTGGCACCTTCACGCAGCGTCACGCCGTGCTCATCGACCGTAAGAACGGCAACGAGTACAGCCCGATCGCCGAGATCGCAGCCAACGCCGACAACGGCGGCAAGTTCATGGTCTACGACTCCGCTCTCACCGAGTACGCAGGCCTGGGCTTCGAGTACGGCTACTCCGTCGGCAATCCGGATGCACTCGTGCTCTGGGAAGCGCAGTTCGGTGACTTCGTCAACGGCGCTCAGACCATCATCGACGAGTTCATCAGCTCGGGTGAAGCCAAGTGGGGCCAGCTCTCCGACGTCGTGCTGCTGCTGCCGCACGGCCACGAAGGCCAGGGCCCGGACCACACGTCCGGTCGTATCGAGCGTTTCCTTCAGCTGTGCGCCGAGGGCTCGATGACGGTTGCCGTTCCGTCCACGCCGGCAAGCTACTTCCACTTGCTGCGTCGCCATCACCTGGACGGCATCCGTCGTCCGCTGGTGGTCTTCACCCCCAAGTCGATGCTGCGCAACAAGGCTGCAGTCAGCAACATCGAAGACTTCACGACGGGCAAGTTCCGTTCGGTCTTCGAAGAGCCCAACATCGAGAGCGGCGAAGAGTCACGCGATCCGGTCAAGCGCGTTCTGATGGTCAGCGGCAAGCTGTACTGGGAACTGCTGGCCAAGAAGCACAAGGACAACCGCAACGACGTCGCGATCGTGCGCGTCGAGCAGCTGTACCCGGTGCCGAAGCGTCGTCTGAAGGAAACTCTGGACCGCTACCCGAACGCGACCGAGTTCCGCTGGGTCCAGGAAGAGCCGGCCAACCAGGGTGCCTGGCCGTTCCTCGGCCTGGCACTGCCGGAGATGCTGCCTGATACCTTGAGCGGCATCAAGCGCATTTCGCGTCGTTCGATGTCGGCGCCTTCCTCGGGTTCGAGCAAGGTGCACGCCGTTGAGCAGCAGGAAATCCTCGACGAGGCGTTCTTGCCGACCAACTGA
- a CDS encoding TetR/AcrR family transcriptional regulator — MDAAKRTRLSPDERRAQLIDLGARMLAQRPLEQISVEDIADQAGVSRGLLFHYFASKSEFHLAIVRHTSGQMLSRTEPTASDNPITTLRSVLASYVDYVSENRNTYVSLLRGTASGDPQMREVFEQTRDVMAARTLEQLPKIGLTSTPQVELAVRGWIAFVEEATISWLRAPVITREELIELTVQALPALAGAALGFTAVADHLPLSAT; from the coding sequence ATGGACGCAGCCAAGCGCACGCGACTGAGCCCCGATGAGCGCCGAGCTCAACTGATCGACCTCGGCGCTCGTATGTTGGCACAGCGACCACTAGAACAGATATCCGTCGAAGATATTGCCGATCAGGCCGGTGTCTCCCGGGGCCTGCTGTTCCACTACTTCGCGTCGAAAAGCGAGTTTCATCTGGCGATCGTTCGGCACACCAGCGGGCAGATGCTGAGCCGAACCGAGCCCACTGCGTCCGACAATCCGATCACGACACTGAGATCAGTCCTGGCGTCGTACGTCGACTACGTGAGTGAGAACCGAAACACCTACGTCTCGTTGCTGCGGGGGACTGCCAGCGGCGACCCCCAGATGCGTGAGGTGTTCGAGCAGACCCGCGACGTCATGGCAGCGCGCACACTCGAACAGTTGCCCAAGATCGGACTGACCAGCACCCCACAAGTGGAGCTTGCCGTGCGCGGCTGGATAGCCTTCGTGGAAGAGGCGACCATCAGCTGGCTCCGGGCGCCCGTCATCACCCGTGAAGAACTCATCGAACTCACAGTTCAAGCACTACCCGCACTCGCCGGAGCTGCCCTCGGATTCACTGCCGTGGCGGATCACCTTCCTCTGAGTGCAACCTGA